The DNA sequence CAGGCCCTGCTCCACCGCCGGCGGGAAGCCGGCCATGTCGCGGCTGGGCCGCAGCGGTTCGGGCAGCGGCGCCGGAGTGGCGCGCGGCGTGCTGCCACCTTCGCTGCGTTCGAAGCGCGTCGGCACCGGCTCTTCCTCATGCTCCGCCCTGCGCCCGAGGACGGAATAGAGCCTCAAGCCCAGGAAGGCTGCGATCATGGCCAGGATGACGATTTCGATGATCACGTGTTTGTCCCGATTTCTGCCCGCACTTCATATCCCGCGAAGGGTTCACAGCGGATGAATATCTATCGTGCCCCAAATAGGGTGCGATTTCAAATGAACAACGCGCGAAGCCACGCGGCGCTCCTTTGTCCCCCCAAGCTTTCGGCGCAGCGTTGCGGGGCGGCCATGCCGGTGCTAGGCGCGCGGGCCTGTGCAACCGGGCGCCCGCCGCCCGCCTGATCCGAGAGAATGAACATGGCCGAACAGGGCGACGTCCTCAGCAATCTCGGCGCCGATGGCGCCGCCAAGGGCAATGGTGCCGATACCCAGCCGGTGGCCGGCCTGCTGTCGCAATATGTGAAGGACCTCTCGGTCGAGAACCCGAAGGCGCCGGAAAGCTTCCAGTGGACCGAGCAGCCGCAGCTGGACGTGCAGTTCAACATCAGCGCGCGCACCATCAATGACGAGCTGTCCGAGGTGGAGCTGAAGATCACCGCCAATGCGCGCACCAGCCAGGGCACGACGTATATCGTCGAACTGACCTATGCCGGCGTGCTGGGCATGCGCAACATGCCCGAAGACCAGAAGCACGCCTTCACCTTCGCCGAAGCGCCGCGCATCCTGTTCCCCTTCGCGCGCCGCGTGATCGCCGATGCGGTGCGCGATGCGGGCTTTGCCCCGCTGCTGCTCGATCCCATCGATTTCAACGGGCTGTATGTGCAGCAGCTGCAGCAGCGCCAGGCGGACGAGGCAGCAATGGCCACCCCGGCGGGCGAGGCCTGATCGCCAGCGGCGGCTGAGGTTCGGCCCATGAGCCTCGTCAGAAATGTCGGCACGATCGGCGGGCTTACCGCGCTCAGCCGCGTATTCGGCTTCGTGCGCGACATGCTGCTGGCGCGGGTGCTGGGCGCGGGGCTGGCGGCGGACGCCTTCCAGCTCGCCTTCATCCTGCCCAACACCTTCCGCCGCCTGTTTGCGGAAGGGGCCTTCTCCGTCGCCTTCGTGCCGATGTACACGCGCCATCTCGCCGCCGAGGGCGAGGATGCGGCGGACAAATTCGCGACGGACGTGCTGGCGGTGTTCGTGTGGGTGCTGCTGGGCTTTTCGGCCGTGGCCATGCTGGCCATGCCCGGGATCGTGTGGCTGCTCGCCAGCGATTTCAAGGAAATCCCCGGCAAGTTCGAACTGGCGGTGACGCTGAGCCGGATCACCTTCCCCTATCTGGCGCTGGTGAGCCTGGTCGCCATGCTCTCCGGCCTGCTGAACGCGCATTCGAAATTCGCCCCCGGCGCCTTCGTGCCGGTGCTGCTGAACATCGTGCTGCTGATCGGCATCGGCACGGGCTATGTCCTGCGGCAGGAAACCGGCAGCGACGTGACCGTGGCCTATTCGCTGGCGGTGGCGGTGGCATGCTCGGGCGTGGCGCAGCTGGCCTATATGGCCTGGGCCACGCGGCGGGCGGGCGTGCGGCTGAAGCTGACGGTGCCGGCCTTCACGCCCGAA is a window from the Altererythrobacter sp. B11 genome containing:
- the secB gene encoding protein-export chaperone SecB, translated to MAEQGDVLSNLGADGAAKGNGADTQPVAGLLSQYVKDLSVENPKAPESFQWTEQPQLDVQFNISARTINDELSEVELKITANARTSQGTTYIVELTYAGVLGMRNMPEDQKHAFTFAEAPRILFPFARRVIADAVRDAGFAPLLLDPIDFNGLYVQQLQQRQADEAAMATPAGEA